The nucleotide sequence AGCGCCTGCCGGCCCACCGCAACCTGCTGGCCGTGTGCAGCGACTACTTCAACTCCATGTTCACCCTGGGCATGCGCGAGGCCTTCCAGAAGGAGGTGGAGCTGATCGGCGCCTCCTACATCGGGCTCAAGGCCGTGGTGGACTTCCTGTACGGCGGGGAGCTGGTGCTGGACGGCGGCAACATCGACTACGTGCTGGAGACGGCCCACCTGCTGCAGATCTGGACTGCGGTGGACTTCTGCTGCGAGTACCTGGAGCAGGAGGTGAGCGAGGACAACTACCTGTACCTGCAGGAGCTGGCCTCCATCTACAGCCTCAAGCGGCTGGACGCCTTCATCGACAGCTTCATCCTCAGCCGCTTCGGCACGCTGTCCTTCACGCCCGCCTTCCTGCAGAACATCTCCATGCAGAAGCTGTGCGCCTACCTGGGCAGCAGCGAGGTGCAGCGGGAGTGTGAGCACGACCTGCTGCAGGCCGCCCTGCAGTGGCTGACGCAGCAGCCCGAGCGCGAGGCCCATGCCTATCAGGTGCTGGAGAACATCCACTTCCCGCTCATCCCCAAGAACGACCTGCTGCACCGCGTCAAGCCCGCCGTGTGCTCGCTGCTGCCGCGCGAGGCCAACTGCGAGGGCTTCATCGAGGAGGCCGTGCGCTACCACAACAGCCTGGCAGCCCAGCCCGTCATGCAGACCAAGCGCACGGCCCTCCGCACCACCCAGGAGTGCCTGCTCTTTGTGGGCGGCGAGGTCTCCGAGCGGTGTCTGGAGCTCAGTGACGACACCTGCTACCTGGACGCCCAGAGTGAGCAGTGGGTCAAGGAGACGCCCCTGCCGGCCCGGCGGAGCCACCACTGCGTCGCCGTGCTGGGGGGGTTCATCTTCATCGCCGGCGGCAGCTTCTCACGGGACAACGGAGGGGATGCGGCCTCCAATCTCCTTTATAGGTATGACCCCCGCTGTAAACAGTGGATCAAGGTGAGATTAAAGCCAGATTATTTCTTTACTCTTGAGGACTTTCGATCTTCTTAACCTTAGTCTTGACTGCCCCCTCACTCCCTTCTCTCAGGCCTGGACAGCCGTCCTGCTTCTGAACTAGGTGTGATGATAAGATGACGAGCCCCATCACAGCCCCCTGCCtggttgggggcactgagggcTGACTGGCCACCTTCTGCAGGGATGGGCCACGCCCAGGGCACCGCTGCCCCGTAGAACTCTGCACCCGCAGAACAGTTCTGTGTCTGTGCCATCCAGCAGTAGCCACCGGCCACATGTGGCAGTTGAGGGCTTGAAGTGTGGCCCATGGGACCGAAGAACTGAGTTTTCGGTTTTATTTCATTGTCACGTGTTTAAACGTGAGTGTGAATGGCCGTGCgaggctagtggctaccataccTGATGGCACTGGTCTGGAGACTTGACCCATACTTCTGACAGCCTCCCCACGTCTCGGAGTCTCCGCCAAGCTCCTCTTTGGGACAGGTTTGGAGGTGCTTCAGGGAGGCTGCGAAGGCTCATGTCTCGTAGGAGCCATGGCCCCTTGGAAGGTGTGGTGGCTCATGCTGGGAAGGGGCTGGGTCTTGGTATCAGACCCAGGTTCACGGCCCAGCTTGGCCAATTGTAGCTGAGAGTTTCAGGCTGGCTCCACGCCCGCTCCAAATCTCAGCTTCTCCCTCTGGAA is from Bos indicus isolate NIAB-ARS_2022 breed Sahiwal x Tharparkar chromosome 18, NIAB-ARS_B.indTharparkar_mat_pri_1.0, whole genome shotgun sequence and encodes:
- the KLHL36 gene encoding kelch-like protein 36, encoding MMEGSRQTRVSRPYKISESSKVYRWAEHSGTVLQRLNEQRLRGLFCDVVLVADEQRLPAHRNLLAVCSDYFNSMFTLGMREAFQKEVELIGASYIGLKAVVDFLYGGELVLDGGNIDYVLETAHLLQIWTAVDFCCEYLEQEVSEDNYLYLQELASIYSLKRLDAFIDSFILSRFGTLSFTPAFLQNISMQKLCAYLGSSEVQRECEHDLLQAALQWLTQQPEREAHAYQVLENIHFPLIPKNDLLHRVKPAVCSLLPREANCEGFIEEAVRYHNSLAAQPVMQTKRTALRTTQECLLFVGGEVSERCLELSDDTCYLDAQSEQWVKETPLPARRSHHCVAVLGGFIFIAGGSFSRDNGGDAASNLLYRYDPRCKQWIKVASMNQRRVDFYLASIEDMLVAVGGRNENGALSSVETYSPKTDSWSYVAGLPRFTYGHAGTIYKDFVYISGGHDYQIGPYRKNLLCYDHRTDVWEERRPMSTARGWHSMCSLGDSIYSIGGSDDSLESMERFDVLGVEAYSPQCNQWTRVAPLLHANSESGVAVWEGRIYILGGYSWENTAFSKTVQVYDRDKDKWSEGTELPKAIAGVSACVCALKPRLEDKKKKGKGKRPQDHGQ